Below is a genomic region from Synechococcales cyanobacterium T60_A2020_003.
CATGGTAAATTTCAGTTATCACACATAAAACCTGCCATGAAACCTCAATACCGCATCCGCAACTGGTCAGAGTATAACGCTGGATTGAAGGCTAGGGGAAGCCTCACCTTCTGGATCGAAGAATCTGTGCTGGGGCAGTGGGTGGTCGAGGAGTTGAGCGGCAAACCCGGCGCGTCAGTTCTTTATAGTGACCTTGCGATTCAAACAATGGCGACCGTCAAAG
It encodes:
- a CDS encoding transposase → MKPQYRIRNWSEYNAGLKARGSLTFWIEESVLGQWVVEELSGKPGASVLYSDLAIQTMATVK